In a single window of the Portunus trituberculatus isolate SZX2019 chromosome 1, ASM1759143v1, whole genome shotgun sequence genome:
- the LOC123516470 gene encoding 40S ribosomal protein S15-like, whose product MADTLEPRGTLTLYKAQIRPCMEYGALSWMSSATVHMQRLDAVQRRALRLPHTAQRCTRDAARSDELVQVPRSRSSQHQRTYTARTSRLWNIFVATHKWRGRHPSRLVRFWNAKECPAMEKPAVVKILCDMIIVPEMVGSMVGVYNDKTFNQD is encoded by the exons ATGGCGGACACCCTCGAACCACGAGGCACCCTCACACTGTACAAGGCGCAGAtacgcccatgtatggagtacggtGCCTTGTCTTGGATGTCAAGTGCCACCGTCCACATGCAGAGACTTGATGCTGTGCAGCGGCGAGCCCTGAGACTT CCACACACAGCACAGAGGTGCACCAGAGATGCGGCACGCAGTGACGAGCTAGTGCAGGTGCCCCGATCTCGCTCAAGCCAACACCAGCGCACCTACACAGCCAGGACCTCAAGGCTGTGGAACATTTTCGTGGCAACCCACAAGTGGCGAGGCAGGCACCCGTCGCGgctggtg AGGTTCTGGAATGCCAAGGAGTGCCCTGCTATGGAGAAACCTGCTGTTGTCAAAATTCTTTGTGATATGATTATCGTGCCCGAGATGGTTGGCTCAATGGTTGGTGTTTACAACGACAAGACTTTCAACCAGGATTGA